From one Cardinium endosymbiont of Dermatophagoides farinae genomic stretch:
- a CDS encoding VapE domain-containing protein yields MITKEKILEKVGGEEYLIRYLVPTFRSNLRKKNYKSIFSEKDDRPSMSIYQEKGTWKFKSFNTGHQGDAFKMWADYYGLDCRTQFKELLELIDQEMCLGLCDNKGQNVIHKPIYSNTSIVKKPESSLPSQTLSIEYIPYSESFISKLYLEYWSQYGIDQSVLERFDVKQVAFLSYTSNSGRSLSFKYAEKHQIVAAYHISGRVKVYIPSIECSFSSDPYFKGQKKSFSYKNQTKDDVFGLVQLPEGNLDYVLFTAGEKDCMSAYAHGFVNVISLQSEHQMPSDDLLRVLCSKTFVLLCCYDNDEAGKNASKKLRDSFGIVSVQLPGDVKDIAEYFQRYTTNDFQILIDSSVQQVQSITVNSINNHNVRKSCSTKRSKVKAYLSNKFNFRLNVVTQEREMSIKRNPDLWKKINVNELRDNLDRHNFECSLDLINCILKSFFVERFNPIESYFLSFEGNEFDGSKDYIRQLANYVHLKDPTSESNQYWYTHLRKWMIRSIRTVFEPEGINKHALILCSVKENIGKSYFCRFLCPRSLIKYYNGNPVISNEKDAQKSLIRNFIINLDELHQLRSNSEVIKAWISQPYVNVRLPYQEDEITAPRIASFLGSTNNVEFLRSDLGNSRWISFEVDSIDYLDDEAIYILEKAWEEAYHLYKFDNCSGELSEKEFLELKIRSDQFKTKSTEVELIVQYLSPSTKSEGEFMTATDILRYLQGIVGTTIRLNTKLVGSALREAGFDRVAITNKYGYWVLRHMSYR; encoded by the coding sequence ATGATAACAAAAGAGAAAATCCTGGAAAAGGTAGGGGGAGAGGAATACCTCATCCGCTACTTGGTTCCCACATTTAGATCAAATTTAAGAAAAAAAAATTACAAGTCAATATTTTCAGAAAAAGATGATAGACCAAGTATGTCTATTTATCAAGAAAAAGGGACTTGGAAATTTAAATCATTTAATACAGGTCACCAGGGAGATGCCTTTAAAATGTGGGCGGATTATTATGGGCTAGACTGTAGAACACAATTTAAGGAACTTTTAGAATTAATTGACCAAGAAATGTGTTTGGGGTTGTGTGATAATAAAGGTCAAAATGTCATTCATAAACCTATCTATTCTAATACATCTATAGTTAAAAAACCTGAATCTTCTTTACCTTCTCAAACACTTTCTATTGAGTATATACCTTACTCAGAATCTTTTATTTCTAAGTTATATCTAGAATACTGGTCACAGTATGGTATTGATCAATCTGTTTTAGAAAGGTTTGATGTTAAACAGGTGGCTTTTTTATCTTATACAAGTAATTCTGGTCGATCTTTATCCTTCAAATATGCTGAAAAGCATCAGATTGTAGCAGCCTATCATATATCTGGTAGGGTTAAAGTCTATATCCCATCAATAGAATGTTCTTTTTCAAGTGATCCATATTTTAAAGGTCAAAAGAAATCATTTTCTTATAAAAACCAAACTAAAGATGATGTTTTTGGGTTGGTTCAATTACCTGAAGGAAATTTAGATTATGTCCTGTTTACAGCAGGGGAGAAAGATTGTATGAGTGCTTATGCTCATGGGTTTGTTAATGTTATTTCTCTGCAGTCAGAGCATCAGATGCCTAGTGATGATTTGTTGAGAGTTTTATGTAGTAAGACTTTCGTACTACTATGTTGTTATGATAATGATGAGGCAGGGAAGAATGCTTCTAAGAAGTTACGAGATTCTTTTGGTATTGTATCCGTTCAATTGCCAGGAGATGTAAAGGATATAGCGGAATACTTTCAAAGGTATACTACTAATGATTTTCAGATACTTATAGATTCTAGTGTACAACAGGTACAATCTATTACAGTAAATTCTATTAATAACCATAACGTTAGAAAATCATGTAGTACTAAACGCAGTAAAGTGAAAGCCTATTTAAGTAATAAGTTTAATTTTCGATTGAATGTAGTTACTCAAGAGCGTGAAATGAGTATTAAGCGTAATCCTGATTTATGGAAAAAAATTAACGTAAATGAACTAAGAGATAATTTAGATAGACACAATTTTGAGTGTTCTTTAGATTTGATTAACTGCATATTAAAGTCTTTTTTTGTAGAACGTTTTAATCCTATAGAATCTTATTTTTTATCTTTTGAAGGAAATGAATTTGATGGTAGTAAGGATTATATTCGTCAACTGGCTAATTACGTTCATTTAAAGGATCCTACGTCTGAAAGTAATCAATATTGGTATACACATCTCAGGAAGTGGATGATTAGGTCTATTCGTACGGTTTTTGAACCAGAAGGGATCAATAAACATGCCTTAATTTTATGTTCTGTAAAGGAAAATATAGGTAAAAGTTATTTTTGTCGGTTTTTATGTCCTCGCTCTCTTATAAAGTATTACAATGGTAACCCGGTTATTAGTAATGAGAAAGATGCACAAAAATCCCTTATCAGAAACTTTATTATAAATTTAGATGAATTGCATCAGCTTCGATCTAATTCAGAGGTAATTAAGGCTTGGATTTCTCAGCCTTATGTTAATGTCCGTTTGCCTTATCAAGAAGATGAAATAACGGCCCCTCGTATAGCTTCTTTTTTAGGTAGTACCAATAATGTTGAATTTTTACGATCAGATTTGGGTAATAGTAGATGGATTAGTTTTGAGGTAGATTCTATTGATTATTTAGATGATGAAGCCATATATATATTGGAGAAAGCCTGGGAGGAGGCTTATCATTTGTATAAATTTGATAATTGTAGTGGAGAATTAAGTGAAAAGGAATTTTTAGAGTTAAAAATTCGTTCTGATCAATTTAAGACTAAATCTACAGAGGTCGAGTTAATCGTACAGTATCTTTCACCTTCTACTAAATCAGAGGGGGAATTTATGACAGCTACAGATATACTTAGATATTTGCAGGGAATTGTTGGTACTACTATTAGACTGAATACTAAATTAGTTGGGAGTGCGTTAAGAGAAGCTGGGTTTGATCGAGTAGCTATTACTAATAAATATGGTTACTGGGTTTTACGTCACATGAGTTATAGATAA
- a CDS encoding sodium:solute symporter family protein, whose protein sequence is MAIGLYCSRSVATFRDYAVGSRNMSTWVIIVSLIATYGGNFLHTQLTGYYYQRLYMLLLSLGSPLRFYLASQFIIVRMKEWLGDFSIAESMGRLCGRSVRILTAIFGIIVTIAKISAQFKISLIIIESITSCNAPAYANYYTIILGLLVTAYTILGGARSVALTDVYQFCFFSICLPILTFTLLYNSQNTWINWQKFVNMSQFNLSQIATWDISPIWDNSLVHLFTYFIWHSIFTFDPAQIQRFYMSSSIQQATKVFFKSGTIRIIFSLLFLVVIAALYTSGNSVPPKQKILDYIIQLNHFPGIKGLLITAIIALCISTVDSYLHTGSVLFANDIWPFISGSRERTDKYSLRVVRISSGLIGIATILITLHTYEQY, encoded by the coding sequence CTGGCAATAGGATTATACTGTAGTAGATCAGTTGCTACATTTAGAGACTATGCAGTAGGCAGTAGAAATATGTCTACTTGGGTCATTATCGTTTCTTTAATAGCTACCTATGGAGGGAATTTTTTACATACCCAACTGACTGGTTACTACTATCAAAGATTATATATGTTGCTACTAAGTTTAGGTAGCCCACTTAGGTTTTATTTAGCCTCTCAGTTCATTATTGTTAGAATGAAAGAGTGGCTAGGAGATTTTTCCATTGCTGAATCTATGGGTAGGCTATGTGGAAGATCTGTTCGCATTCTTACAGCCATCTTTGGTATTATAGTAACAATAGCTAAGATTTCTGCTCAGTTTAAAATTAGTCTAATTATTATTGAATCTATTACTTCTTGTAACGCACCAGCATATGCTAATTATTACACAATCATTTTAGGACTATTAGTTACGGCTTACACTATTTTAGGTGGGGCTAGGTCTGTAGCGCTAACAGATGTTTATCAATTTTGTTTCTTCAGTATTTGTTTGCCTATTTTAACTTTTACTCTTTTATACAATTCTCAAAATACATGGATTAATTGGCAAAAATTTGTCAATATGTCACAGTTTAATTTATCTCAAATAGCCACTTGGGATATATCTCCTATATGGGATAATTCTTTAGTTCATCTGTTTACTTATTTCATTTGGCATTCCATATTTACTTTTGATCCAGCGCAAATACAGCGTTTTTATATGTCTTCTTCTATTCAACAAGCCACCAAAGTATTTTTTAAAAGTGGCACAATTCGGATCATTTTTTCGCTGCTATTTTTAGTTGTTATTGCTGCTTTATATACAAGTGGCAATAGTGTTCCACCTAAACAAAAAATACTAGACTATATTATTCAGCTTAATCATTTTCCTGGAATCAAAGGATTGCTTATAACAGCTATTATTGCTTTATGTATTTCTACTGTTGACTCTTATTTGCATACAGGTTCTGTGTTATTTGCTAATGATATATGGCCTTTCATAAGCGGTTCTAGAGAACGAACCGATAAATATTCTCTAAGAGTTGTACGAATATCCTCTGGTTTAATAGGTATAGCTACCATTCTGATCACATTACATACATATGAGCAATATTAG
- a CDS encoding AAA family ATPase, translating into MERGIIVAFLQVKGGSGKSTLTQNLSVSFAHSNLKVKIVDCDIRQRTCSKWVSRRNEYHPEKPQVFSSIQVDDLRNSVVEDSKNYDVVIIDVQGSDSKSLRTSLLISDIVYIPFTPSQNDIEVIEEFCWLLEETHCQNNHRKTFYILNNCSVHYLDQSISDAELFFQDYTHVLSPSQIKVYNRKVYKVASSEGFGVIEMNDLKSRIEILNLKKEVESYV; encoded by the coding sequence ATGGAAAGAGGAATCATAGTAGCATTTTTACAAGTAAAAGGAGGTTCTGGAAAGTCAACGTTAACTCAGAATTTATCTGTTTCTTTCGCGCATAGTAATCTAAAAGTTAAAATTGTAGATTGCGATATACGTCAAAGAACTTGTTCTAAATGGGTATCTAGGCGTAATGAATATCATCCTGAAAAGCCTCAGGTGTTTTCTTCTATTCAGGTAGATGATTTAAGAAACTCGGTTGTCGAAGATTCTAAAAATTATGATGTTGTGATAATAGATGTACAGGGTAGTGATAGTAAAAGTTTAAGAACATCTTTGTTAATTTCTGATATTGTATATATCCCATTTACACCTTCTCAAAATGATATTGAAGTTATAGAAGAGTTTTGTTGGTTATTAGAAGAAACCCATTGTCAAAATAACCACCGTAAGACTTTTTACATACTAAATAATTGCTCTGTTCATTACTTAGATCAATCTATTAGTGATGCAGAGTTATTTTTTCAGGATTATACGCATGTATTGTCTCCTTCTCAGATTAAGGTTTATAATAGAAAGGTATATAAGGTAGCTTCATCTGAAGGTTTTGGGGTTATAGAAATGAACGACTTAAAGTCAAGAATTGAAATATTAAATCTAAAAAAAGAGGTAGAATCTTATGTCTAG
- a CDS encoding HD domain-containing protein, with translation MSNIRQFLNKVFYFYTPSVTVPMIMACFGFRPRSATVLCSMGINTAMTVYHIFIKGQAIRERDVFLSLIYGASILLLFHYLLPKKPNTGWVGIPDDSPVKLQNQETKRWWLRKLYYFQSIFTTSYWKDIFPKNATTFIASGIYFIIYSSILFFYVKQVYLFSYIYWYIAVMAIGTIVTIYPMFHAYKQEGNGLLHVLWPILLCIVFFISGITYMKLSHFSPMSCALFIVNKGLSSLLLPYTITIVMLSFVLLIYRWIPPHLDLVSYKELITTETMIGLTILLSCLVYRYLRNTTNRQLQTIALTRSCDQQYALDSLHNQANWNRLDPTYNGKVLQDMADELNPYVASLPIQEFQKKLYIFSQSLLKRAKEERTSTLDSKSIHKVDIEKLILKSYETVRKLDIPIQLLVTKKTKEKYLLTVPTTFERLLTINFLNLCQGKYIIDHTVYLTILDTLLSYPFPEPNQVSIYSTHEKQLKAPILSALAFFISADADRPNISPTYVVTDEINSCCIPKTIHSLYQEESRQMVQAHGGYIETIETETGLACLYILPINGKKVMQFKRYHTDDLSNKVAETDESLAQEKELIRLLVSNTTLTEQKVKETIQFIKKAHGSVIRKSGDPYYTHPMGVVKIVLEATKDDDTILAALLHDVVEDTTVTLEQIELLYGMEVAYIVDMITHYNTYGFRWKLDKSDNQNILNQCKDIRVVQIKLADRLHNLRTISARKLEDQKRIAKDTMEFYIPWSKKNNVLTWISEMENICNQILHMNPT, from the coding sequence ATGAGCAATATTAGACAATTTTTAAATAAAGTATTTTATTTCTATACTCCTTCGGTTACAGTTCCAATGATTATGGCTTGTTTTGGATTTAGACCCCGTTCGGCTACTGTCTTATGTTCGATGGGCATCAACACAGCTATGACGGTTTATCATATCTTTATAAAAGGACAAGCTATAAGAGAACGTGATGTATTCCTATCTCTTATATATGGTGCGTCCATTTTATTGCTCTTTCATTACCTGTTGCCTAAAAAGCCAAATACAGGATGGGTAGGTATTCCAGATGATAGTCCAGTAAAACTACAAAACCAAGAAACCAAACGTTGGTGGTTAAGAAAGCTATACTATTTTCAATCAATTTTTACTACTTCTTACTGGAAGGATATATTTCCTAAAAACGCTACTACTTTTATAGCATCAGGTATTTATTTTATTATTTACAGCTCCATACTATTTTTCTATGTGAAGCAAGTATATCTATTTTCCTACATCTACTGGTATATAGCTGTCATGGCTATAGGAACAATAGTAACCATTTATCCTATGTTTCATGCTTATAAACAGGAAGGTAATGGTTTGTTGCATGTATTATGGCCTATATTGTTATGTATTGTCTTTTTTATTTCTGGCATCACCTATATGAAGTTAAGCCATTTTTCACCTATGTCTTGCGCACTATTTATAGTAAATAAAGGTTTAAGTAGTCTATTATTACCATATACTATAACAATAGTCATGCTATCTTTTGTATTATTGATATATAGATGGATACCGCCTCATTTAGACCTTGTAAGTTATAAAGAGTTGATAACTACAGAAACAATGATAGGATTAACCATTTTACTCAGTTGTTTAGTATATCGATATCTAAGGAATACAACTAACAGACAATTACAAACTATAGCGTTAACTAGAAGCTGTGATCAACAGTATGCGCTAGATTCTCTACATAATCAAGCCAACTGGAACCGATTAGACCCTACCTATAATGGAAAAGTACTACAAGATATGGCTGATGAGTTAAACCCATATGTAGCAAGCCTACCTATACAGGAATTCCAGAAGAAGCTTTATATATTTAGCCAATCTCTGCTGAAAAGGGCTAAGGAAGAACGTACGTCTACCTTAGACTCAAAATCTATCCATAAAGTTGATATAGAGAAACTAATTCTAAAATCTTATGAAACGGTTAGAAAACTAGATATACCAATACAGTTGCTTGTAACGAAAAAAACAAAAGAAAAATATTTATTAACTGTCCCCACCACTTTTGAAAGATTATTGACTATAAATTTTTTAAACCTATGTCAGGGTAAATATATCATAGATCATACCGTTTATTTAACTATTTTAGACACACTGTTATCTTACCCTTTTCCTGAACCTAATCAGGTATCTATATATAGTACGCACGAGAAGCAGTTAAAAGCGCCCATATTATCTGCACTCGCTTTTTTTATATCTGCAGATGCAGATAGGCCAAATATATCACCTACTTACGTAGTTACAGATGAAATTAATTCATGCTGTATACCTAAAACCATCCATAGTCTGTACCAAGAAGAAAGCAGACAAATGGTACAAGCGCATGGAGGATATATAGAAACCATAGAAACAGAAACTGGTTTAGCCTGTCTCTACATATTACCTATTAATGGTAAAAAAGTTATGCAATTTAAACGATACCATACCGATGACTTATCTAATAAGGTAGCAGAAACGGATGAAAGTTTGGCTCAAGAAAAAGAGCTCATTCGTTTACTTGTAAGTAATACAACTTTAACTGAGCAAAAGGTAAAAGAAACCATTCAGTTTATTAAGAAAGCGCATGGAAGTGTTATACGTAAGTCAGGTGATCCTTATTATACCCATCCTATGGGGGTAGTTAAGATTGTATTAGAGGCTACAAAAGACGATGACACCATTTTGGCTGCTCTATTACATGATGTAGTAGAGGATACAACCGTTACATTAGAGCAAATAGAATTACTATATGGAATGGAAGTGGCTTATATAGTAGACATGATTACGCATTATAATACTTATGGGTTTCGATGGAAATTAGATAAGTCTGATAATCAAAATATATTGAATCAATGTAAGGACATTCGTGTCGTTCAGATTAAACTAGCTGATAGACTGCATAATCTACGAACTATATCTGCAAGAAAACTAGAAGACCAGAAAAGAATAGCAAAAGATACTATGGAGTTTTACATTCCATGGTCTAAAAAAAATAATGTTTTAACGTGGATATCAGAAATGGAAAATATATGTAATCAGATTTTACATATGAATCCTACATAA
- a CDS encoding NUDIX hydrolase, producing MDNNQIKRKILFAMFRLCILFYLCLVVCSYMEHRTGMLPNKNKIPIQEQSECGSTVCSYDSSTILKKRLKNKIKASVGVLLCYTNDKQESFVLLGRERVGKCDGGTWYELGGSVETGESFLEAAIRESKEESGGIYQLDPNDLLNNGVVCYSEHKKKDGCIREEVYILLRVNDFYPADVLCKAVNQQDKDTYREKDNFKWISCDSLCKIEHNPCVLKDIDGNEYTFMLRTFFYDALKRDSFLVKLKPVM from the coding sequence ATGGATAATAATCAGATTAAAAGAAAAATCCTATTTGCTATGTTTCGTTTATGTATACTTTTTTATCTATGTCTTGTTGTTTGTAGCTACATGGAGCATAGAACCGGTATGTTGCCCAATAAAAACAAGATTCCTATTCAAGAACAATCGGAATGTGGCTCAACAGTGTGTAGTTATGACAGTAGCACTATACTTAAAAAAAGATTAAAAAATAAGATAAAAGCCAGTGTTGGTGTTTTGCTTTGCTATACTAATGATAAACAAGAAAGTTTTGTCTTATTAGGTAGAGAACGAGTAGGAAAATGTGATGGGGGAACATGGTATGAATTAGGTGGAAGTGTGGAAACAGGTGAAAGTTTTTTAGAAGCTGCTATTCGCGAATCAAAAGAGGAAAGTGGAGGCATATATCAGTTGGATCCCAATGACTTATTGAATAATGGTGTGGTTTGTTATAGTGAGCATAAGAAAAAGGATGGGTGTATTAGAGAAGAAGTATATATCTTACTGAGAGTAAATGATTTTTATCCTGCTGATGTGTTATGTAAGGCAGTCAATCAGCAAGATAAGGATACTTATAGGGAGAAAGATAACTTTAAATGGATTTCATGCGATAGTTTATGCAAAATCGAGCATAATCCTTGTGTATTAAAAGATATAGATGGTAATGAGTATACGTTTATGTTAAGAACGTTTTTCTATGATGCATTGAAACGAGATTCATTCCTGGTGAAATTAAAACCTGTAATGTAA
- a CDS encoding NUDIX domain-containing protein, with protein MKDYTVQVTARALIVKNRKLLLVSNNYKLWYTPGEHLNSSEMLPDCMVREVKEETGIDVKPNQIVYVAEFFDKKYNVHKIEVYFTAAIIVDELPKNWLDQDGLVKTYQFFDVQALKDIHVVPAFLKTGKWLNIDIDVYQGSEKR; from the coding sequence ATGAAAGATTACACTGTACAAGTAACAGCTAGAGCGCTAATAGTAAAAAATAGGAAATTGTTACTTGTGAGCAATAATTATAAGCTTTGGTATACACCTGGTGAGCACTTAAACTCAAGTGAAATGCTTCCAGATTGTATGGTAAGAGAAGTAAAGGAAGAAACTGGAATTGATGTTAAACCAAACCAGATTGTCTATGTTGCAGAATTTTTTGATAAAAAATACAATGTACATAAGATAGAAGTCTACTTTACTGCAGCAATAATTGTGGATGAACTTCCTAAGAATTGGTTAGATCAAGATGGTCTGGTTAAAACCTATCAATTTTTTGATGTTCAAGCCTTGAAAGATATCCATGTTGTACCAGCCTTTTTAAAAACAGGAAAATGGTTAAATATTGATATTGATGTTTATCAAGGGTCAGAGAAGCGATAA